A window of Notolabrus celidotus isolate fNotCel1 chromosome 11, fNotCel1.pri, whole genome shotgun sequence contains these coding sequences:
- the ankrd33aa gene encoding photoreceptor ankyrin repeat protein: MATANYDPHLGAGPSEDSEILLDDSDTGSVLSDDSVLPEYETDERHTEPPKTLYEACSRNASASLRRILERGVSKEEAMELDINGRNGLMLAVSKGFVDIVTLLNTCPFIDINHQDNDGNTALMIAAQAGFITILNYILNFFSDVDTEIRDPRGFTALIKAGLQGREECVSALLMHGADMNAMDLVQGRGLRDWAIRTGRFETLMRLRRLQAHPVAEQFCESYIPEWPELKQLVAKATATKSASQKLRQRIKDSLTFSFPHDAEDNGVLDHMVRMTTGIHSPLVATGCRPFCPSSPPEIGKRRYAIPELLEKHSIKELEESTVSHSKGTVISASPTTISVASVSLTSCCQDTVGRESMPSGGMRSYMPRSMVHRNSIFPSGCIPKIEVTKSGEPTPKKEKKKKRQRGYLEPPVWKYKEAKEEKKREKKQQQEKEKEEKKSKGSKQSK, encoded by the exons ATGGCCACTGCAAACTATGACCCCCACCTGGGCGCAGGCCCGTCTGAGGACTCAGAGATCCTCCTGGATGATTCTGACACAGGGAGCGTCCTCTCTGATGACTCAGTGCTTCCTGAGTATGAGACGGATGAAAGGCATACAGAGCCACCTAAAACACTCTATGAGGCCTGTTCAAGAAACGCCAGTGCATCCCTGCGCAGGATCCTGGAGAGAGGAGTCTCTAAGGAAGAGGCCATGGAGCTGGACATCAATGGCAGG aACGGACTGATGCTGGCTGTATCCAAGGGTTTTGTAGACAttgtcacactgctgaacacGTGTCCATTCATAGACATCAACCACCAAGACAATGACGGCAATACTGCCCTCATGATCGCTGCCCAGGCAG GCTTCATCACCATTCTGAACTACATCCTTAACTTCTTCTCGGATGTGGACACCGAGATAAGGGACCCCCGCGGCTTCACAGCTCTCATCAAGGCTGGCCTGCAGGGCcgagaggagtgtgtgtctgcCCTGCTAATGCATG GTGCAGATATGAATGCAATGGACCTGGTTCAAGGGAGAGGTCTTCGTGACTGGGCCATCAGGACAGGACGGTTCGAGACCCTCATGAGACTACGACGCCTGCAGGCTCACCCTGTTGCTGAGCAGTTCTGTGAGAGCTACATTCCTGAGTGGCCAGAGCTGAAACAACTGGTAGCAAAGGCCACAGCCACCAAATCAGCCAGTCAGAAGCTGCGTCAGCGCATAAAAGACAGCCTTACTTTTAGCTTTCCTCACGACGCCGAGGACAACGGGGTGCTAGACCACATGGTGCGAATGACCACTGGCATCCACAGCCCATTAGTAGCCACCGGTTGTCGCCCTTTCTGTCCCTCAAGTCCCCCAGAGATCGGCAAGCGCCGGTATGCCATACCTGAACTGCTTGAAAAGCACAGCATTAAGGAGCTAGAGGAGAGCACAGTGTCCCATAGTAAAGGCACGGTCATCTCTGCATCTCCCACCACTATCTCAGTCGCCTCTGTATCGTTGACATCCTGCTGCCAGGATACAGTGGGCAGGGAAAGCATGCCATCAGGGGGCATGAGGAGCTACATGCCTCGCAGCATGGTCCATAGAAACAGTATATTCCCCTCAGGATGTATTCCTAAGATTGAAGTGACAAAATCTGGAGAGCCCACtccaaagaaagagaaaaagaagaagaggcaaAGAGGCTACCTGGAGCCTCCTGTGTGGAAGTACAAAGAggcaaaggaggagaagaaaagggagaagaagcagcagcaagaaaaggaaaaagaagagaaaaaatccAAGGGGTCAAAGCAATCAAAATGA